One segment of Stenotrophomonas sp. SAU14A_NAIMI4_8 DNA contains the following:
- a CDS encoding helix-turn-helix domain-containing protein: MHSEPAAPTVAIVACHGQGLFEFGCAVGLFAPIRPELGVAWYRTQVCAGEPGALRMLGNAQVQLPYTLDAVEDADIIVIPGWREPSERPPQALLDALIRAHARGARITSICSGAFVLAWAGLLDGRQATTHWRLTDTLAREFPRVQVRDDVLYVDTGDIITSAGSATGMDMMLHMVRKDYGARVANLVAERLVLAPWRDAERSQRVSRAIPNGEPTRLAKLMEWMRRNIRDAHSLASLAEQAALSQRTLQRQFLEATGLSPIDWLIRERVAFARELLETTDRPLQWVAEQAGFGSQESFRRHFRGLVDASPTEYRSQHRGAVSADRLVGC, translated from the coding sequence ATGCACAGCGAACCCGCCGCCCCCACTGTTGCCATCGTGGCCTGCCACGGCCAGGGGCTGTTCGAGTTTGGTTGCGCCGTCGGTCTGTTCGCGCCCATCCGCCCGGAACTGGGCGTGGCCTGGTACCGCACCCAGGTCTGCGCCGGCGAACCCGGTGCGCTGCGCATGCTTGGCAACGCGCAGGTGCAGCTGCCCTACACGCTCGATGCGGTGGAAGATGCCGACATCATCGTCATTCCCGGTTGGCGCGAACCCAGCGAGCGGCCGCCACAGGCGCTGCTCGATGCGCTCATCCGTGCTCACGCGCGCGGCGCACGCATCACCAGCATCTGCTCCGGCGCGTTCGTGCTGGCCTGGGCCGGCCTGCTCGATGGCCGCCAGGCCACCACGCACTGGCGGCTGACCGACACCCTCGCCCGCGAATTCCCGCGTGTGCAGGTGCGCGACGACGTGCTCTACGTCGATACCGGCGACATCATCACCTCGGCCGGTTCGGCCACCGGCATGGACATGATGCTGCACATGGTGCGTAAGGATTACGGCGCGCGCGTGGCCAACCTGGTGGCCGAACGCCTGGTGCTGGCACCGTGGCGCGACGCCGAACGCAGCCAGCGGGTCAGCCGGGCCATTCCCAATGGCGAACCTACGCGGCTGGCCAAACTGATGGAATGGATGCGCCGCAATATCCGCGATGCACATTCGCTGGCCAGCCTGGCCGAACAGGCCGCGCTGAGCCAGCGCACCCTGCAGCGGCAGTTCCTGGAAGCCACCGGCCTGTCGCCCATCGATTGGCTCATCCGCGAGCGCGTGGCGTTCGCCCGCGAGCTTCTGGAAACCACCGACCGGCCGTTGCAATGGGTGGCCGAACAGGCCGGGTTCGGTTCGCAGGAATCGTTCCGCCGGCACTTCCGCGGGCTGGTGGATGCCAGCCCGACCGAGTACCGCAGCCAGCATCGTGGGGCGGTCAGTGCGGATCGGCTGGTGGGGTGCTGA